The Bremerella cremea genome window below encodes:
- a CDS encoding extracellular catalytic domain type 1 short-chain-length polyhydroxyalkanoate depolymerase, with the protein MSTTPIKLLTSGRHRLTLDVDDRERELWVFVPTQATEPSDGWPVILTFHGGLSNAPTMMRFCELQELGETAGFVTVFPNGTGRMPSMKTWNAGMCCGYAQREDVNDVHFVEELLADLSQRIQIDPSRVYATGMSNGGMMAYLLADKLSDRFAAVAPVGGTMGNEACQPKRPVPLMHMHGTEDQFVRWEGGVGARSKSKLDFHSVDHAMANWVAANRANPQPQIEKFEPQVDDGTSIEKYTYAATGTGSAEVILWKIYGGGHTWPGKESRLDMLGPTTHNLDANAVIWDFFQRHRLPKE; encoded by the coding sequence ATGAGCACCACACCCATTAAACTTCTGACATCCGGCCGGCATCGTTTAACGTTGGACGTGGATGACCGTGAACGCGAACTGTGGGTTTTCGTCCCGACCCAGGCAACCGAGCCTAGCGATGGCTGGCCGGTGATTTTGACGTTTCATGGTGGTTTGTCGAATGCCCCCACCATGATGCGATTCTGTGAATTACAAGAACTCGGAGAGACGGCTGGCTTTGTGACCGTGTTTCCCAATGGCACCGGCCGAATGCCATCGATGAAGACCTGGAACGCCGGCATGTGCTGTGGTTATGCGCAGCGTGAAGATGTCAACGACGTTCATTTTGTCGAAGAGCTATTGGCCGATTTGTCACAGCGAATCCAGATCGATCCCAGCCGTGTTTATGCCACCGGGATGTCAAACGGTGGGATGATGGCCTACTTGCTGGCAGATAAGCTCTCGGATCGTTTTGCCGCCGTTGCCCCGGTTGGCGGTACGATGGGAAACGAGGCTTGTCAGCCGAAGCGACCGGTCCCTTTGATGCACATGCATGGAACTGAAGACCAGTTCGTCCGCTGGGAAGGAGGCGTGGGGGCACGAAGTAAGTCGAAGCTCGATTTCCATTCGGTTGATCATGCGATGGCCAATTGGGTAGCCGCGAATCGGGCCAATCCTCAGCCGCAGATCGAGAAGTTCGAGCCCCAAGTGGACGATGGAACTTCGATCGAAAAGTACACTTACGCTGCTACCGGGACTGGCTCGGCCGAAGTGATCTTGTGGAAGATTTACGGCGGTGGTCACACTTGGCCAGGAAAAGAAAGCCGGTTAGATATGCTGGGGCCAACGACGCACAATCTGGACGCAAATGCCGTGATCTGGGACTTCTTTCAGCGGCATCGGCTGCCCAAAGAATAG
- a CDS encoding CNNM domain-containing protein: MLFVFLIFTIGVLLSAFFSGSETGFYRVTRVRLVLDGLGGDWLSRFLLFLTNHPALFVATTLIGNNVANYMVSLAIVLFSHEFFPDSSAAEMALPLIMAPFLFVYGELLPKYFFYRAPNLLLRRTGWFFFLFTVLFAPCAALLWLLGRALQQLLGESPETVRLALARTELEDFLEEGGEFGILNRAQRRVAQGVFGVSNRRVTTIATPISRVWTAKIGSKVNNILRVAKRKQLSVIPIVQQDGKRTIPVGYVRVCDLYMGDGEEILNYHPLPEITANDSCISALTRLQGTGELMAKVVSRAGVVVGIVTMQQLQRSILDAKKQPA; this comes from the coding sequence ATGCTTTTCGTATTCCTCATCTTTACTATCGGGGTTTTGTTAAGTGCGTTTTTTAGCGGTTCGGAAACGGGCTTCTATCGGGTTACCCGCGTGCGTCTGGTGCTGGATGGGCTAGGCGGCGACTGGTTATCTCGCTTTCTGCTATTCCTGACGAATCACCCGGCGCTGTTTGTCGCAACAACCCTGATTGGCAACAACGTGGCGAACTATATGGTTTCGCTGGCGATTGTGTTGTTCTCGCACGAGTTTTTTCCAGACAGTTCCGCGGCTGAAATGGCGTTGCCGTTGATTATGGCGCCGTTTCTGTTTGTTTATGGTGAACTGCTGCCCAAGTATTTCTTTTATCGTGCTCCGAATTTGCTGCTGCGTCGCACCGGCTGGTTCTTTTTTCTGTTTACGGTTTTGTTCGCTCCGTGTGCCGCTTTGTTGTGGCTGTTGGGTAGAGCATTGCAGCAGCTATTAGGGGAATCGCCCGAAACGGTTCGCTTAGCTTTGGCTCGTACCGAATTAGAAGACTTCTTAGAGGAAGGTGGCGAATTTGGCATTTTGAATCGAGCCCAACGTCGCGTTGCTCAGGGGGTTTTTGGGGTCTCGAACCGCCGTGTGACCACCATCGCCACGCCAATCTCGCGTGTCTGGACGGCGAAGATTGGTTCGAAGGTGAATAACATTCTTCGTGTCGCCAAGCGAAAGCAGCTCTCGGTTATTCCGATTGTGCAGCAGGATGGCAAGCGGACGATTCCGGTTGGTTACGTTCGTGTTTGCGACCTTTACATGGGAGATGGAGAAGAGATCCTCAACTACCACCCACTCCCAGAGATCACCGCCAACGATAGTTGCATCTCCGCGCTTACGCGGCTGCAAGGTACCGGCGAACTTATGGCCAAGGTCGTTAGCCGGGCTGGCGTGGTGGTGGGGATCGTCACCATGCAACAGCTGCAACGATCGATTCTCGACGCCAAGAAGCAGCCAGCTTAG
- a CDS encoding CNNM domain-containing protein, with protein MDVIVAIAPWLVTMLLLVACSGMFSASEAAFFYLKLEDRKRFRKGTTAQRAAAALLADPDRLLSAILFWNLMINVAYFAVASIVGIRLQDKIGATYATVFSTVSLLVIIFFSEMLPKSLAVLRAPTLAALLAVPIAFAVRLIDPIRPLMRGVSTISQRLIWPRFQAEPYMQVSDLERAIQMSMQSSTVLEQEEMALRGIVSLSDSLAVELMRPRMRFKMFQQPVSLKDLDCEMTPSGYLLIADEQGDDVGSAINLIDATELPSTNLEEIAQEVLVFPWCAQASEVFQQMLSSENEVAAIVNELGETIGVVTLRDLMETIFSNSHGRSERILQRKTFEETEPGVFLISGMTSVRRMAKHFQLELPETRHATINGILQEELDGIPEVDDEVDWGPFHFLVVEQLSEGHILVRMTLRHEEE; from the coding sequence TTGGACGTCATTGTAGCCATTGCACCGTGGTTGGTGACAATGCTGCTGTTGGTCGCCTGCTCTGGGATGTTCTCGGCCTCGGAGGCGGCCTTCTTTTATTTGAAGCTAGAGGATCGCAAACGTTTTCGTAAAGGAACGACGGCGCAGCGTGCTGCCGCCGCTTTGCTGGCCGATCCAGATCGACTTCTCTCGGCGATTCTGTTTTGGAATCTGATGATTAACGTGGCCTATTTCGCGGTCGCTTCGATCGTGGGAATCCGCCTTCAAGATAAAATCGGGGCTACCTATGCTACGGTTTTCTCGACGGTTTCTTTGTTGGTCATTATCTTCTTCAGCGAAATGCTGCCGAAAAGCCTGGCCGTGTTACGGGCACCTACGTTGGCAGCGTTATTGGCGGTGCCGATTGCATTCGCGGTTCGTCTGATCGATCCGATACGACCATTAATGCGTGGCGTAAGTACGATTTCGCAGCGACTGATTTGGCCACGCTTTCAGGCGGAACCGTACATGCAAGTTTCGGACTTAGAACGTGCCATTCAGATGTCGATGCAAAGCAGTACGGTCCTCGAACAAGAAGAAATGGCCTTGCGCGGCATTGTTAGTCTTTCCGATTCTTTGGCGGTCGAATTGATGCGGCCAAGAATGCGTTTCAAGATGTTTCAGCAACCGGTATCGCTGAAAGATTTAGACTGCGAAATGACCCCGAGCGGTTATTTATTAATCGCCGACGAACAAGGCGACGACGTGGGCAGTGCGATCAATCTGATCGATGCCACCGAGTTGCCAAGCACAAACCTAGAGGAAATCGCCCAAGAAGTGCTGGTGTTCCCTTGGTGTGCCCAAGCGTCGGAAGTGTTTCAGCAGATGTTGTCCAGCGAGAACGAAGTGGCCGCCATCGTGAATGAGTTGGGGGAAACGATCGGGGTCGTCACGCTGCGAGATTTAATGGAAACCATTTTCTCGAACTCGCACGGTCGCAGCGAACGTATTCTGCAGCGAAAGACATTTGAAGAAACCGAACCAGGCGTGTTTCTGATCTCCGGTATGACCAGCGTCCGGCGGATGGCAAAACACTTTCAACTAGAGCTTCCCGAAACGCGGCATGCGACTATCAATGGGATTTTGCAGGAAGAGCTTGACGGCATCCCTGAGGTAGACGACGAAGTTGACTGGGGGCCGTTTCACTTTTTGGTAGTCGAGCAACTGAGTGAGGGGCATATATTAGTTCGCATGACCTTGCGGCACGAGGAGGAATAA
- a CDS encoding ABC transporter permease subunit, which translates to MFIGPVFTREAAVTPRRSKFYVYRAVYVAALFLLMCTAWLVLAGTQVIASVGDMARFGASIFQILAPIQLCLVIFFAAFSAAGAVAQEKDRKTLILLLMTRLNNSELVLGKMLASLINVFALILAATPVFCALFLFGGVSAAQVIRVLVVTLISALAAGTIGSTMALWREKTFQTLALTAMLIMVLLGMSGLVADRVFFDRLFDISAAHWGTAMNPIWAVMEAANPFPATEGNLAAIGGVTGLHVLIMAVGIVLLNGTAIALVRVWNPSRETRRGKDMQAQQQEESIWGAEHDMAQLEQASTKEGAAKPDNESLRAGHVDARTTKVTQNHRQVWENPILWRETQTWAYGRKVLIIKFVYLLLAAAAAYLLYDMVASGTAVYRGDQLGTSIPPVAWAMVPLYLISLVIVNALAVTSVTNERDGQALDLLLVTDISPKEFTFGKLWGVMWVTREMILAPLLVNAYLWFAGAMNGESFFYVSCGLVVMYFFVTMLGLHCGMVYANSRTAIGVSLGTVFFLFLGVITCILLMISFTESFHFQLFPFLGFIAGGGLGLYVAIGYRNPSRAIGIAATAVPVGTFFAIVSFLLGNGMEVFVVTVMAYGFTMIAMLMPAITDFDIEVGHRSGADDA; encoded by the coding sequence TTGTTTATTGGTCCGGTTTTTACTCGCGAGGCGGCCGTAACTCCGCGTCGTAGCAAGTTTTATGTCTATCGCGCGGTCTACGTGGCGGCTTTGTTCTTGCTGATGTGTACGGCCTGGCTGGTGCTGGCCGGTACGCAAGTCATTGCCAGCGTTGGAGATATGGCTCGTTTTGGGGCGAGCATATTTCAGATCTTGGCCCCGATTCAGCTTTGTTTGGTGATCTTCTTCGCGGCGTTCAGTGCTGCCGGGGCGGTGGCCCAAGAGAAGGATCGCAAGACGCTGATTCTGCTGCTGATGACTCGGCTGAATAATTCTGAATTGGTGCTAGGCAAGATGCTGGCCAGCCTGATCAATGTATTTGCGCTGATTTTGGCGGCGACTCCTGTTTTCTGTGCGCTGTTTTTGTTTGGTGGCGTCTCGGCGGCTCAGGTCATCCGGGTGCTGGTGGTCACGTTGATTTCGGCCCTCGCAGCCGGGACCATTGGTAGCACCATGGCATTGTGGCGAGAAAAGACATTCCAAACCCTGGCGCTCACCGCCATGTTGATCATGGTTCTGCTGGGGATGAGCGGGCTGGTCGCAGACCGCGTATTCTTTGATCGGTTGTTCGATATCTCGGCGGCTCACTGGGGAACCGCCATGAATCCGATTTGGGCGGTGATGGAAGCAGCGAACCCGTTTCCGGCAACTGAGGGCAACTTGGCGGCGATTGGCGGCGTGACTGGCCTGCACGTTTTGATCATGGCGGTGGGGATTGTCCTGCTCAATGGAACGGCGATCGCCCTGGTGCGGGTTTGGAATCCTTCACGAGAAACACGTCGCGGTAAGGATATGCAAGCCCAGCAGCAAGAAGAGAGCATCTGGGGGGCCGAGCATGATATGGCTCAGCTCGAACAAGCCTCGACCAAGGAGGGAGCCGCCAAGCCAGACAACGAATCACTGCGGGCTGGCCATGTTGATGCACGTACGACCAAGGTGACGCAAAATCATCGCCAAGTTTGGGAGAACCCCATCTTGTGGCGTGAAACGCAAACGTGGGCGTACGGCCGCAAGGTGCTGATTATCAAGTTCGTCTATCTGCTGCTCGCCGCCGCCGCTGCGTACCTGTTGTACGATATGGTCGCTAGTGGCACGGCCGTTTATCGAGGAGACCAGCTTGGTACCTCGATTCCGCCGGTGGCCTGGGCGATGGTGCCGTTGTACCTGATTAGCTTGGTCATTGTGAACGCGCTGGCGGTAACCTCGGTGACGAACGAACGTGATGGCCAAGCGTTAGACTTATTGCTGGTGACCGACATTAGCCCCAAAGAATTCACGTTTGGCAAACTCTGGGGCGTGATGTGGGTAACTCGCGAAATGATCCTTGCTCCCTTGTTGGTGAACGCCTACTTGTGGTTTGCCGGGGCAATGAACGGCGAGAGCTTTTTCTACGTGAGTTGTGGCTTGGTGGTGATGTACTTCTTTGTCACCATGCTTGGTTTGCATTGTGGTATGGTCTATGCCAACAGTCGCACGGCAATTGGCGTGAGTCTAGGCACGGTCTTCTTTTTGTTTCTCGGTGTGATAACGTGTATCTTGCTGATGATCAGCTTTACCGAGTCGTTCCACTTCCAGTTGTTCCCGTTCCTGGGATTCATTGCTGGGGGCGGGTTGGGATTGTACGTAGCGATTGGCTACCGTAATCCTTCTCGGGCGATAGGGATCGCAGCAACCGCCGTCCCGGTGGGTACCTTCTTCGCGATTGTCAGCTTTTTGCTGGGCAATGGGATGGAAGTGTTTGTCGTCACCGTTATGGCGTATGGTTTTACGATGATTGCCATGCTGATGCCGGCAATCACTGATTTTGATATTGAAGTCGGACATCGCTCAGGGGCCGACGACGCGTAG
- a CDS encoding RNA polymerase sigma factor, which produces MTHPTEHRLTEAEIAALYQEHGEELRRFLWGVVGDWSQIQDIIQTTFHKLVEVGHETQPESRKAWLFQVAYREALADRRKKGTQKKVLGQLQEIQPEPTSVNDDPLVRAEMTASIREAIQQLSPDLQQVLRMRIYEDKTFIQIAEELDIPLGTALGRMRNAMHKLRGKLAWTQRDT; this is translated from the coding sequence TTGACACATCCCACTGAACACCGGCTTACCGAAGCCGAGATTGCGGCCCTGTACCAAGAGCACGGGGAAGAGCTGCGCAGGTTTCTTTGGGGAGTCGTAGGCGATTGGAGCCAGATTCAAGACATCATCCAAACCACATTTCACAAACTGGTGGAAGTGGGACACGAAACCCAGCCGGAAAGCCGCAAGGCGTGGCTATTTCAAGTCGCCTACCGCGAAGCTCTGGCTGATCGCCGGAAAAAAGGAACCCAGAAGAAAGTCCTTGGTCAGCTGCAGGAAATTCAACCTGAACCTACCAGCGTGAACGACGATCCACTGGTTCGCGCCGAGATGACCGCTTCGATCCGGGAAGCAATCCAACAGCTTTCGCCCGACTTACAGCAAGTCTTGCGAATGCGAATTTACGAAGACAAAACATTCATCCAGATTGCCGAGGAACTCGACATTCCACTAGGAACGGCCCTGGGACGAATGCGAAACGCCATGCACAAGTTACGTGGCAAGCTGGCCTGGACCCAGCGAGACACGTAA
- a CDS encoding DUF1549 domain-containing protein, protein MNIISHRLWLMVFATSLAAMLPSNSSAERKGNSDSDIKVAPTIIERFSPEDVSETPDFQKHVIPLMSRMGCNGRACHGSFQGRGGFMLSLFGYDFKADHSAITAGDEPRVDLKSPDKSLIIFKPTDEDMHEGGQIYEDGSWEHRVLKNWIQAGAQFDADQVAVLDRLEVTPEELVFSEKDQTQQLTAIAVWADGSREDVTPLCRFTTNDDQVAQINRDGLVTSNESGDTHVVIAYDKAVIAVPVLRPVSQLIGENYPEVPTPTKIDQLVVQKLRKMGIVPSDLTTDEQFLRRVSLDIAGTLPTPTEIRSFVADTNPDKRSQKIDQLLETPAYVAKMTTLLCDITGNNDQQLVNVSPMRVGPAQEWYDWIYDRVEKNTPYDQIAEGIILARSRLEGESYREYCEEMSDMYREGESFADRKYMTHYWARREFRQPEERAIAFAYAFMGVRIQCAQCHKHPFDVWSKNDFDEFKTFFTGARFAAQPIRSDKDAFNEYEAMLNSLDIDKSLRGNQQRREFAKQLQKGKTVPFPELVVTPVRANSTRNTKNKKGKGLPSRSPEARVLGEEAIDLRDYEDVREPVMQWLREKDNPYFARAIVNRVWATYFSVGIVNPTDDLSLGNPPSNAPLLDYLAQEFVAHDYDLKWLHREIANSRTYQLSWLPNDTNRFDVRNFSRAVPRRLPAEVAYDIIQQATAGNDSMGSYLSDIDQRAIAIPGTRLVGNSSYPLQIFGRSERASNCDCDRSMEATLLQTVFLQNDFSLHTAIGNNQSWVGEVGRSMKTEIDKKSTETQRIQAQIKRLYEQLGTGRDAVERLTANGKKERAQEVRQKLAAGKKRLEKLREQLAQAKAAEKQKPVEEVNFDSPAEMVEEAYLRTLSRKPNDQEMNISLSHINEAKDPVAGLHDLMWALLNTKEFIVNH, encoded by the coding sequence ATGAACATCATCTCGCATCGCCTTTGGTTGATGGTCTTCGCCACTTCATTGGCTGCCATGCTGCCGAGTAATTCTTCGGCGGAAAGGAAGGGCAACTCGGACTCTGACATCAAAGTCGCTCCCACGATCATCGAGCGATTTTCGCCTGAGGATGTTAGCGAGACGCCTGACTTCCAAAAGCATGTCATTCCTCTGATGAGCCGGATGGGTTGCAATGGGCGTGCCTGTCACGGCTCGTTCCAAGGCCGGGGTGGTTTCATGCTCTCACTGTTCGGCTACGACTTCAAAGCCGACCATAGCGCAATCACGGCTGGTGACGAGCCGCGTGTCGATCTGAAGTCGCCCGATAAAAGCTTGATCATCTTCAAGCCCACCGATGAAGACATGCACGAAGGAGGTCAGATCTACGAAGATGGTAGCTGGGAACATCGCGTCCTTAAAAATTGGATCCAAGCAGGTGCCCAGTTCGATGCCGATCAGGTTGCCGTGCTCGATCGCCTGGAAGTGACGCCCGAGGAACTTGTCTTTTCCGAAAAAGACCAAACTCAGCAGCTTACGGCCATTGCCGTTTGGGCCGACGGTAGTCGCGAAGATGTTACGCCGTTATGCCGCTTCACCACCAACGATGATCAAGTCGCCCAGATCAACCGCGATGGCTTGGTTACCTCAAACGAGTCTGGCGACACGCACGTCGTGATTGCTTACGACAAGGCCGTTATCGCCGTGCCCGTGCTTCGTCCGGTTAGCCAACTGATTGGCGAGAATTACCCGGAGGTTCCCACCCCGACCAAGATCGACCAATTGGTCGTGCAAAAACTACGCAAGATGGGCATCGTTCCTTCCGACTTAACGACCGACGAGCAATTCCTTCGTCGTGTTAGCCTTGATATTGCCGGCACCCTCCCGACACCAACCGAGATCCGCTCGTTCGTGGCCGACACCAACCCGGACAAACGTAGCCAGAAGATCGACCAACTGCTGGAAACGCCCGCGTACGTCGCCAAGATGACCACGCTGCTGTGCGATATTACCGGCAACAACGATCAGCAGCTTGTCAACGTCTCGCCAATGCGCGTCGGGCCTGCTCAAGAGTGGTACGACTGGATCTATGACCGCGTTGAAAAGAACACGCCCTACGATCAGATTGCCGAAGGTATCATCCTGGCACGCAGCCGCCTGGAAGGAGAAAGTTATCGCGAATACTGCGAAGAGATGAGCGACATGTACCGCGAAGGGGAATCGTTCGCTGATCGCAAATACATGACCCATTACTGGGCGCGCCGCGAATTCCGCCAGCCAGAAGAACGTGCGATTGCCTTCGCCTATGCCTTCATGGGCGTACGCATTCAATGTGCCCAGTGCCACAAACACCCATTCGATGTCTGGTCGAAGAATGACTTTGATGAATTCAAAACCTTCTTCACTGGTGCTCGCTTCGCGGCCCAACCGATCCGCTCGGACAAAGACGCGTTTAACGAATACGAGGCCATGCTTAACAGCCTTGACATCGACAAGAGCCTACGTGGCAACCAGCAGCGTCGCGAGTTCGCGAAGCAACTACAAAAGGGGAAAACGGTTCCCTTCCCAGAACTGGTTGTTACTCCGGTTCGGGCCAATTCCACCCGCAACACGAAGAACAAAAAAGGCAAAGGGCTGCCATCACGATCCCCCGAAGCACGTGTCCTGGGGGAGGAAGCGATTGACCTTCGCGATTACGAAGACGTTCGCGAACCGGTCATGCAGTGGCTACGCGAAAAGGACAATCCTTACTTTGCCCGAGCGATCGTCAACCGCGTGTGGGCAACCTACTTTAGTGTAGGCATCGTCAATCCAACCGATGACCTGAGCCTGGGCAACCCACCCAGCAACGCGCCGCTGCTCGACTATTTGGCCCAAGAGTTTGTCGCGCACGACTACGATTTGAAGTGGCTGCATCGCGAGATCGCCAACAGCCGCACCTATCAGCTTTCATGGTTGCCAAACGATACCAATCGTTTCGATGTCCGCAATTTCAGCCGAGCGGTGCCCCGCCGCCTGCCTGCGGAAGTCGCTTACGACATCATCCAACAGGCCACCGCTGGCAACGATTCGATGGGATCTTACCTATCGGACATCGACCAACGGGCGATCGCCATTCCTGGCACTCGCTTGGTGGGCAATTCGTCGTATCCGTTGCAAATCTTCGGGCGCAGCGAACGGGCCAGCAATTGCGACTGCGACCGCAGCATGGAAGCCACGTTATTGCAAACCGTTTTCCTACAAAACGACTTTAGCCTGCACACTGCGATCGGCAACAACCAAAGCTGGGTCGGCGAGGTCGGACGTTCGATGAAAACTGAGATCGATAAGAAATCGACCGAAACCCAGCGAATTCAAGCTCAAATCAAGCGACTCTACGAGCAGCTAGGCACCGGGCGAGATGCCGTGGAACGCCTTACCGCCAACGGTAAAAAAGAGCGCGCCCAGGAAGTTCGCCAAAAGCTGGCCGCCGGAAAGAAGCGGCTGGAAAAATTGCGGGAACAACTTGCCCAAGCCAAAGCAGCGGAGAAGCAAAAGCCGGTCGAAGAAGTTAACTTCGACTCTCCGGCCGAGATGGTGGAAGAAGCTTACCTGAGAACTCTCAGCCGCAAGCCCAACGACCAAGAGATGAACATCTCACTGTCCCATATCAACGAAGCGAAAGACCCGGTGGCGGGACTGCACGACCTGATGTGGGCGTTGCTGAACACCAAAGAGTTCATCGTTAATCACTAG
- a CDS encoding DUF1501 domain-containing protein, translating into MPSNRTCDGVRRRDFLKVGVMGGIGLNLATYMSMAEAGQVQSGGKAKAGIFINLNGGPTHIDTFDPKPAAPSEFRGEFAPIKTNVPGIEISEHLPKLAQQADKYVILRGVSHTLAAHNLGTEYVNTGTRPLASLQYPAYGSVVTKELGGPEDLPPFVAIPRSSHSAGYLGVKYAPLATNSTPKPGQAYSVRGISLSGGLTVETVERRHRLLAELDQTFAGFESDDQLLDGLDRFSHQAHSIITSKRAREAFDIEQENPKFAKPFAADEFSMSCLLAIRLIESGVRFVTITNGGWDTHTDNFARLKDTLLPKLDNGLAALFNGLHTRGLLDSTGVFVTGEFGRTPKINGRGGRDHYPRCMTMLMAGGGIQGGQVIGESDEKATLPKDGEGIKPDDAAASFFYNLGIDHTKEYHTNTGRPITIVRDGKVIRQLFS; encoded by the coding sequence ATGCCCAGCAATCGAACATGTGACGGAGTACGTCGGCGCGACTTTTTGAAAGTCGGCGTCATGGGCGGCATTGGTTTGAACCTGGCCACCTATATGTCCATGGCAGAAGCCGGTCAGGTTCAATCAGGCGGCAAGGCCAAAGCAGGGATCTTCATCAACTTGAACGGCGGCCCGACGCACATCGACACGTTCGATCCGAAACCAGCCGCACCAAGCGAATTCCGTGGAGAGTTCGCTCCTATCAAAACGAATGTCCCAGGAATCGAGATCAGCGAGCACTTGCCTAAGCTCGCCCAGCAAGCCGACAAATATGTCATTCTGCGGGGCGTCTCGCATACCTTGGCCGCACACAACCTGGGGACCGAATACGTTAATACCGGCACCCGCCCTTTGGCTTCGCTGCAGTATCCGGCCTACGGCTCGGTGGTTACCAAAGAACTGGGCGGCCCTGAGGATCTGCCACCGTTCGTGGCGATTCCTCGTAGCTCTCATTCCGCCGGTTATCTCGGCGTGAAATATGCGCCTTTAGCAACCAACAGTACGCCCAAACCCGGTCAGGCTTATTCGGTGCGCGGAATCAGCCTGTCGGGTGGGCTTACTGTGGAAACGGTCGAGCGGCGGCACCGTTTACTCGCGGAACTCGATCAAACGTTCGCCGGTTTTGAATCAGACGATCAACTGCTCGATGGGCTCGACCGCTTCAGTCACCAGGCCCACTCGATCATCACCTCGAAACGAGCTCGCGAGGCGTTTGATATCGAGCAGGAAAATCCCAAATTTGCTAAACCGTTTGCAGCAGACGAGTTCAGCATGAGCTGCCTGCTGGCGATTCGCTTGATTGAAAGTGGTGTCCGTTTTGTCACCATCACCAACGGCGGCTGGGACACCCACACCGATAACTTCGCTCGGTTGAAAGACACCCTTCTGCCCAAACTCGACAACGGCCTGGCCGCACTTTTCAACGGCTTGCATACCCGCGGCTTGTTGGATTCGACCGGCGTGTTTGTGACCGGTGAATTTGGCAGAACGCCGAAAATCAACGGTCGCGGGGGTCGCGATCACTATCCTCGCTGCATGACCATGTTGATGGCCGGTGGTGGCATTCAAGGTGGCCAGGTAATCGGCGAAAGCGATGAAAAAGCAACGCTGCCCAAAGATGGCGAAGGAATCAAGCCAGACGATGCTGCCGCGTCCTTCTTCTATAACTTGGGCATCGATCACACCAAAGAATATCACACCAACACCGGCCGACCGATCACTATCGTGCGCGACGGCAAGGTTATTCGCCAGCTCTTTTCGTAG
- a CDS encoding Spy/CpxP family protein refolding chaperone, with the protein MSRCSTLLMFALVAFVSLGTAMGADDAKPKKNQKKNANPGIFGQVAKLDLTDEQKAQVAEVRKEFGPKLAELTKAVGLTKEDREARMAAQKEAKEKGLKGKELRDYVNAKAPLTDEQKEAQKEVNELNGKIRTKLASILTDEQKEKLGLNKKKPGANKKKKAE; encoded by the coding sequence ATGTCTCGTTGCAGCACCCTGTTGATGTTCGCCTTGGTGGCCTTTGTCTCGTTGGGAACCGCCATGGGCGCCGACGATGCGAAACCCAAGAAGAACCAAAAGAAGAACGCCAATCCTGGTATCTTTGGCCAAGTCGCCAAGCTCGATCTCACCGACGAACAAAAAGCCCAAGTGGCCGAAGTTCGCAAAGAATTCGGCCCTAAGCTGGCTGAACTGACCAAAGCCGTTGGCCTGACCAAGGAAGACCGCGAAGCCCGTATGGCCGCCCAAAAAGAAGCCAAAGAAAAAGGCTTGAAAGGGAAAGAACTGCGTGACTATGTCAACGCCAAAGCCCCGCTAACCGACGAACAAAAAGAAGCTCAAAAAGAAGTGAACGAGCTCAACGGTAAGATCCGGACCAAGTTGGCTAGCATTCTGACGGACGAACAAAAAGAAAAGCTCGGCCTCAATAAAAAGAAGCCAGGGGCGAACAAAAAGAAGAAGGCCGAATAG